A window of Pseudomonadota bacterium genomic DNA:
AAAGTTTTTCTGTTCCACTGGGTCGCAGCGCTGCTGCTGATCTGTATCACTGCTCCGGGCCATACCGCTAGCGCAGCAGAGCCGTTGGTCGACGCCGCCTGGGCGATCTCCCATATCGACAGCGAAAATGTCCGCTTTCTCGACATCCGTGGTGACGGCGCCGAGGACTTCGCCGCCGCGCATATTCCGGGCGCCGTGTTCAGCAATTATTTCCGCGCCGGCTGGCGCGTCACCGGCGCCGACGGCACACCCGGCATGCTGCCGCCGGTGGCCGATCTAGAAACTCTGGTCGGCGGGCTGGGGATTGCCAATACCAGCCATGTCGTCATCGTGGCGCGCGGAATGAGCGCTGCCGAGATGGCCGGCGCGGCGCGCGTTTTTTGGACCTTCAAGGTGCTCGGCCACGATGCCGTGTCGATCCTCGATGGCGGGATGAAAGCCTATATGGCGCTGCCCGCGCCGCCGGTCGAAAGCGGCCAGGCGCGCTCAGAAACCCGGCCGTTCAAGGCATCATTTCGCCCTGATTTGATCGCCAGCAAGGCTGAAGTTATCGCCGCTCAGGAAAGTGGTGGCCTGCTGCTTGATCTCCGGCCGGAGAGCCAATATTCAGGCGCACGCGGGCCCGGCTCAGTGCGCCGCAAAGGCACCATCGCCAGCGCGCGCAATTTACCGCTCAACCGCTTGACCGAGGGCGGCTCGTTTAAGACTGAGGTGGCCCTGGCCGAGCTATTTTCGGCGGTGGATGCGGCCCAAGGCGAGCCGATTACCTGTTTTTGCAATACCGGC
This region includes:
- a CDS encoding sulfurtransferase, producing MRIFTRKVFLFHWVAALLLICITAPGHTASAAEPLVDAAWAISHIDSENVRFLDIRGDGAEDFAAAHIPGAVFSNYFRAGWRVTGADGTPGMLPPVADLETLVGGLGIANTSHVVIVARGMSAAEMAGAARVFWTFKVLGHDAVSILDGGMKAYMALPAPPVESGQARSETRPFKASFRPDLIASKAEVIAAQESGGLLLDLRPESQYSGARGPGSVRRKGTIASARNLPLNRLTEGGSFKTEVALAELFSAVDAAQGEPITCFCNTGHMASLGWFVAHELLGNKAARLYDGSMAEWSADLERGVVTGETGG